The Setaria viridis chromosome 2, Setaria_viridis_v4.0, whole genome shotgun sequence DNA window AGCAAGCCATGGACGctcccatgccgccgccgccgctccgcgtgCCGCCGCACCTGCCGGACGAGGTCGTCGAGGACATCCTCGTCCGCGTCCCGGCCGACGACCCCGCGCGCCTCCTCCGCTCGGCGCTCACCTGCAAGCGCTGGGCGCGCCTCATGGCCAACCGCGGCTTCCGCCGCCGTTACCGCGAGCGCTACCGCGGCGCGCCCCCCGTGCTGGGGGTCCTCGCCAACCTCAccctcaccggcggcgtcgcccgATTCATCCCCAACCCCACCTGCGGCTTCCGCCCGGCCCGCGACGACCTCCCCGGCTACCGCGCGCACGacgcccgccacggccgcgtcctcctcaACAGGCTGCCGGGGACCCCCGCGCCCCACCGCGACCAGGAGTCCGCCCTCGCCGTCTGGGACCCCACCACCGACCAGCTCCGTCAGCTCCCCCTCCTGAAGCGGCCCCACCAGGTGCTCAACTGGAACGCCGCCGTGCTCTGCGgcgcggacgccggcgccgcctgcgACCACCTCGACTGCCACGCTGGTCCCTTCCGCGTCGTCTTCGTCGGCATCGACTCCGAGAGGATCTTCGCCAGCGTCTACTCCTCGGAGTTCGGCGCGTGGAGCGACGCGACCAGCGCCGACCACCCCGGCGACGACCTCGACATCGCCTCTCCCGGTGCTCTCGCCGGGAACGCGATCCACTTCGTGTTCCTCAGGGGGACCAGGGTCCTCAAGTACGATCTGGGCACGCGCAAGATGTACCATCTTCGCCTGCCGCGCATGCTCGCCTACGGCTCTCGCATCGTGCTCATGGCCATGGAGGACGGCAAGCTAGGGTTCGCGGAGCTGTGGCTGCAGTATACTGTGCTCAGGCTCTGGTCACTGGAGCTTTCTCCTAACGGGTTGGATGGAGCATGGGTGTTGGGCAGATCCATCGAGCTCAACAAGCACCTTCCTGCTGATGCCTTCCTCCCCGGGAGCATGCCATGTGTGGTTGCGTTTGCGGACGGCGCCGGCATCATCTTCCTGAAGATGATTGATGGGCTCTACGGTCTTGATCTCAAGTCTGCGCGGGCAACCAAGATTTCCATGGCCAGTGGCTTCTACGACATCGTTCCCTTTGTCAGCTTCTACATACCAGGTAACACCACTTGACCTCCGATCCTGCTTATTCTTCTTCAGGTTTGCTCAGTTGTGATTCCTTTGTAAAGAGTGGATTTATAGGCACGTACACTTGTATTCGCAGTTGGTTTTAAATAGCCGGCTATAGCCCCACTATAGCAATTtgatgctattttttttctcatataccactactagagaaaatgttattagtaccggttcggaaccccccttagtaccggtttcgcaaccggtactaaaagggagCCTTTAGAGTACCGATTTGAGATAACCGGTGCTAAagagtattaaaaaattaaaaaaaatgaatcccCGCCCCACACCCCTAaccccgccggcccccgccctccctccctcccccccctcctccctcccccccccccctcggcCGCCCAACCCCTCCCACTGCCCGCCCcccgtcctccgcctccgccgcccctccgcccgcccgtCGCCTGGCCCcaccctccgcctccaccacccctccgctcgcccgccacctccgcccccgccctccgcctcgcctccgcctccgcccctccgcccgcccgtCTCCGCCTCGCTGCCTTCCGCTCTCCGCcccgctgctcccgccgcccgcgctaagagaggagagaaggagaggagcgagagcgagcgagagagagagagagagcaacgGGCGCGTGCTATCTGCTGTTGTTGTGGCGCTCTGCtgagagaggggggagagagagataggAAAGATAGGGATGCATGTGGGAGCGGGTACCGCGCGGGGGatggctttagtaccgggtggagtctCCACCCGGCACTAAAGGCTTTCaaacacattagtaccgggtggagcctccacccagtactaatgggtgaccttttgTACTTCGTGAAGCTCCCACCCGTACTAAAGGGCCTCCAGTGGATCCCAAATttggacctggtactaatgctaacattagtactgggtccaaatgtgaccggtactaagggaGTGGACGAAAGATCCATTCCCTAGTAGTGTACAATTTAGCCGATATAGCTCGTTGTAGCCTCATTTAGCCTGCTATTAGTTGTTTAGAGCCTAGCCACTAAATTCTCTTAGCCTGCTATTTAGGGAATGTATTGGTTGGTGTCTCGGAATAGACTGTGTGATTTGTTTTATAATAAAGTTGTTATTATCCCAATGTCATGTAGAACTGTCAAGTGTGATAGGCctatatttcctttttattataGCCACTGCTGCAATTGGCTACCGCGCGTAGGAATTGATTTAGTGGCATATCTTTAACCCTGCTCCCAGTAAGGTAATAACTTGCAGGAATGTAACCATAAAAGGCCATTACCTACCTGTATGATCGAGCTTAGCTAGCTATGGTATGCTACTTAATAGCATAGAAGCATGGATGATGATTTGTCGTAAAGAAAAAGGATACGTGTTGTTCAGCAGTTTCTGGGTCCATCTTTTGTTCATACGATCTAGTGTGTTTGTTAACTTGTGGAACTGACGATAATAAGAGATTGCTGTTTTCCTGTCCTGTGCAAGCAGTTAGCACTTTAGCATCAAATTGTTGGTTCCTTGTGTTTAGTTAGAAACAAATATATTGtttttgaaatttttattttttctgttctgcagtgctaagagCGGCACTGGTCACTTCAGGCGAGGAATCAAGTGTGGGTTCTTCAAGTCCTTGACAAACTTAGGGTGCTCACCAGAAATAGACATAGCAAATTAGCAACTATTTTTTCCGAACAATCAAATTAGCTACTATCATCTTTTATTGGGGCATTTGTGTTCTTGCCCCTGTTTTCAAGTgtaattgtgattttacccttgTTTTTTCAACTTTGTGAATTTGCCTTCAACTATTCATAACTCAATGCGATTTGCCCCTAGTCAACGGTCAAAACAAGGGCAAATACGCAAAGAccaagggcaaaatcacaatgacttgtgaatagttgagggtaaaatcacaaagttagaaaaatgagggtaaaaacacaattgcacttcaaagtagGGCAAGATCATCAAAAATCCCATTTTTATTTCAGCTCATGTGATGCAGCAGATAGCATGTTAAACTTTGTTGCGGTTTTAATCATTCAGAACAGTCCAAGTTTTCTTTGTTAACCTACCCTGCTTGCTCTATCCGATGCTTCAGAATTCGTATGTAGGCAAAGTGCTGGTGCTCTAATGTTTTGCGAGTAGAATCTCTGTGCGAGCAAAAGTTCAGCTCACTCTACAGGATGCTAAAAAGGTTTTACTCGGAGGCTGTGGCACGTCGACGGTGAAGTCGCCACACAATGCTGAGCACTAAGTTTGCCTGAATGCATTTCATTTTGATGGGtacatttatttctttttcttggtgaTCGTGTGGGAGAGGGATGCTTTAGTTGCTGGACGTAGAAATCTTAACTAATTCTTTTGTTACTTTCTACacattccatttttttttatcaatctGGTTGGTTATCGGAATGCTATCTATTTGTCAATAGTTTTCGATATGCAGTACTTGTTTCTGATTGGATTTTCGACAGCATGCAATGAACTCTTTACCGCCATCCATGCGTGTTACAGCTTGCAATCTGATTGATAACCTGAACTGCACAAAGCGTGAGCTCACGAGCTGTTCTAGACGACCGACATGGCGGAGGCCGCGGTCACAGTCGGCGAGGTCCTCAATCTCAAAGCGCCGGAGCTTACCTCCTCCGAGGAGAACAGGATGGCGAGCCACGGCAACGAGCGCGTACCCGGGGCATTCCGCGGCGAGTATAGGTGCGAAAGCGCCGCGAGGGAAGCAGGCGCTCGGGAACGGGTGGCGTTGTGCGTGGGCTCGGATGCGGAGACGACGACCACGGCGGCGCGGCTCCATCTGTGCCGTGACCGAACGCGCACGTCCCAGTCCCCTCCCGCTACAGGACTGCGGCTGGGAACGGTATGCTTAGCTGCGGAGAAacaggcctggtttggttcggttgcttatttttaagcaaccgtcgcatcgaatgtttagatattaattaggagtattaaacgtagactatttacaaatccattacataagcggaggttaaacggcgagacgaatctattaagcctaattacaaaatccattacaaaATGGATATATACCTTCCGCCTGGAGGATTTGCAAAATGGCCCCTAGTTTGGATCTagtttggatcgcgactattaatcgcgataaGAATATTTGCAAATTACCCTCTTATTTGGATCATGACTACTAATCACGATCCGATTATTTACATATAGCTCCTGAGTTCTGATGGAAATTTTACAATGTGGTCCCTACATCGGCGCGCGCTGTGTACCCCTCGGCGGCTCATCCTCCGGCGCTGTCAACGGTCGACGCGACCCCGTCCGGAAGCGCCCCTCTCAGCTACCAGTATGTTCTTGCTATGTTGTTGTCGGGCCAACCCAAGGTGGGAAAGAAGACGAAAGGGCTCGACTAGTCAAGAGTCAATGATGGAGACAAGTCAACGAGGTCTTCACCGTTCTACTCTCCTCCATCGTCACTGACTCCATGCCCACCTCACCGGCGGGAGCGCCGGCGAAGGCAACGGCAGCTGCTGCCGCCATTGGAGTCGTTCCTTAGCTGTTTAACTGGTACTTAGCACCAATCGAATGAACAGAGCCAAACATGAACTTACATTCTCTGAACTTTGGGGCTGCTTTAGCATTCGACCGAATGTTGCGATTGCAGTTCATGATCTATGCAATTGGGCTTCCCTGCAACATAGTGTGCGTACACTGATTCCATATTCAACCCTGTTTCTAGTCTTACTCTTGAATCTCGGGTACAGTACAGATCTTGATCAAGTACTACTTCAGTGCTCACACAATGAGAAGCACTTGCAGTACATTCGTGTGAAGAGTTCAGACTCCAGTATATACAGAGAACTTGGCCTTTTGACAGCAGGTAATATACCTGAAAGTTAAGCTTTTTGACAGCAGGTAGTGAGCTCTTACGTACCGCCATCCATGCGTGTTGTGCGGAGATGCCATTTGCAGACGAACGCACAGGCGCGCCGCGCGCAGAGCGTGCCAGTCAAGTTCGAAGCTTAGCTCACACGCTGTGCTACTAGACTATGGCATGGCGGAGGTCGCGGGTCACCGTCGGCGAGGAGACAAAGCGCGGGCGGTTACCTCGGAGGCTAGCGGAATGGATGGCCACGGCGACGAGCTAGGCGGTGGCGACACGCGCGCGAAGGCGCCGCGCTTGTAAGGACGACGACCTCCGGTGGAATCGCCGCGCGTGGATCTCCGACGAGTTCGggcgcgacggtggcggcgagcgcggaggGCGCGCTGGACGTCCGCCGTCCACCCCGGACGGCGGAGCGCGCGCTGGACGAGtgcggggtggacggtatttcatttaccgtccgggCCTTTAGGCCACGTGGACTGTCGGATCGAATTCGCACGGCCTGGATCTCGAGACTAAAAGTCAGCGGAGCGCCGCGCATGCTCGGCTTCCTCTGCAACGCGAACGCGCTCGTCGCGGGGCCCGGCTTCCGCTGGCTGttccgcgagcgccgccgcgcttCGTTCCCGTCTCCACCTTTCGCTCGCCCCGGCCCCGTGCAGGCCGGCCTCCGCCGTTGGCGATGCCCGCCGCCACAGCCACGCCCTCCTGCGCCGGGAACCCCAAGCGCGACgtctccaggggctgcgccctcGCTGCCTGGGATCTGGGCATCATCACGGGGGAGAAGAAGCTTCTGGCACTGGCCATCTCGTCGCTCGCCGTTCTgctgcgccacctcctccggccgTGGGCCGCCGCACGCCCCGTCTACGAGACTGCCACCATCGACGGCAGCCGGAGCCAGGCAGCCAGCACCTGTCATCTGCCGCTCCGGGGATCGCTGCTGCATGCGTGGCCCAGAGAGTGTCGCgttcgacggcgacgccgcgtCCTGAGGTGGAACGGGCAGGCGCGCCGCTGGTCGACCTACGCGTACTGCCCGGGCTACGACGTCAGGCCTGCACCGTGTCAGGATCCGGCCGGCGGAGGTCAGGGAGAGCAGGTGCGGTCGTGTGCAGGGCCTGCGCTTCCAATGCGACGGGTGTATTTGCAAGTTCAACTTCAATCATGTATTTGGAACACGAAAATCCGACCATTTGAAGCACATTGGCGTCAAAAGTCGAGGCGTAAACGATTCCTCTGGACGGGCAATGACCAAATTGCAGGAGGGAAATGTAAGGTTGCATGGTCTAGAGCCTGCAGACCAACGAATCCTAAACCTAAAGAAATTTGCTCGAGCTCTGCAGCTTTATTGGCTGTGGCGGGAATGGAGGGGACCTCACAAACCTTGGGTCGGCATGCCAATCCCGTGCAATGAAAAGGATCACTGCTTGTTTGCGGCAGCCACCACCATCACGCTAGGCGACGGGAAACAACAAGATTCTGTATTCTGCATGGCTACAAGGAGTCGCGCCGGAAAATCTAACGCCAACTATATACAAAATCTCAAAGAACAGAAGAAGAACAGTCAAAGATGCACTAACCAACGACGTGTGGGTAGCAGATATCAACATAGTGGCCATCTTATCTAGCACACAATTATCTGAATTCACCTAGTTGTGGAACAGACTACGGAATATTTAGCTCACCCTAGACACGTCTGATTCTATTGTTTGGAAGCTGACCAAACATGGAGAGTATACGACGGCTTCAGCATATGACGCGCAATTCGTAGGATCCATTCCCTTGCACATGGAGCACCTCATTTGGAGAACTTGGGCGCCCCGAAATGTAAATTCTTCTCTTGGCTCGCATACCAGAATAGGCTATGGACAACGGATCGGCTAATTACTAGAGGATGGCCAAACCAAAAGATCTGCATGCTCTGTCACTCGCGCGATGAGAATTTGTTACACCTGTTGACACGGTGCTGCTACAACCTAAGCATATGGAACAAGATTTTTTAATGggttgctacacatgtcctagCAAGAGGTGACTGGACAACATTTACAACCATCAACGAGTGGTGGTCGGCCGTAGGATCCATGAGCGGAGTTCCCCTTAAGGGATTGCGATCCCTGATCAtcctaggccatgtttagtttcctccaaaatcccaactttggcactatgcaaaaagaagattccccatcacatcaaacttgtggtacatgcatggaatactaaatgtagacggaattaaaaattaattgcacagttttgttgtactttgcgagacgaatcttttgagcctaattagtaaatgtttggacaataattcacaaatacaaacgaaatgctacagttgcgcatttatgacaaactcccaactttgacactcccaaattgggaactaaacaatgTCCTAGTGTGCCGGGAACTTTGAAAGGAACGGAATTCAAGGGTTTTCCAATGCAAATACCTAAATCAAGACCAACTGATATGCAAAATAAAAGAGGAGGCACGATGCTGGGTCTTGGCGGAAGCAATGCATTTGGGAGCGATCATGATGATCGGCGACTAATTTTTCAGAATACtcttttatttctgttttgAGCTTAGATCTTGTTTAActcttctctattaattaatatAAAGTCGGCAATCTACGCCGGTtttacgtttcaaaaaaaaaaagtcgagTTAAACATGCAGTCATATGAATGAACCAAAATAGGAACCGAGTGCTGATACAAGAGTTTGAAGCTCCCAATGCAATTCTGaaaatttgatgaactgaacCGAACCGAACGGAGAGATAAATCAGTAAATACAGGTTAATATAATACTGatattgccaaaaaaaaaaagagaaaacttTGGGAACCTCTATGCGCCATTGAGTCTGAAGCATGCAATTCTCGAAGATTTCAAAGTGACTGAAACCCAAAGCTAGCCTAAGTGACTTCAGTGATGTGGTTCGAACATGAACATCGTCCGATTGTTTGAAGCACATTGGTACCCAAAGTCGAGGAGAACATGCAGTGCAGTCATACGAACCAAAATAGAAAACGTGAGATGGTTCAGAGTTTCGAGGTCCCAATTACTGAACACCTGACAAACTGAACTGAACCGAACCGAGAGATATATCAGTAACTACAGGTTAATATTGATGTTCCCAACAAAACTTTGATCAAAGTAAGAGCATGTTTGACGGGCTGTGGCTATAGCTGAAACGGCTGTGGTTTCTTTGTTGAAGTAGTTTTTCTTGCTTCGGCTTATctgatgaaaaatatttggtAAAATAACTTCTTCCGatggttcaaaaaaaataaaatgtccATAATATCCttattctattttatttttccttctctttataTTTACTTCATGTTCTCTCTCCTGCTTATCCATTCACGGTTCTTCCTCGACCTCGAGCGACCCAAGTCCCAATCCAGCGAGTGCAGCCACCGCTCCGCGGCTGCCCCTCTGCCTCCCGCTGCCTAGGTACACACTGAACCTTTTCCTTTGATTCATGCTTAAAATTGTATTAAATATGAACTGAACACTCGCACATGCTCTGAGTCACTCACAATAATCATAATTTACTTAATAATATTCGGAATTAATATATACCGTGCCTAAATCTCTATCACCGAGCCGCTCGGGGCCAACGTCCGTGGCGAAGTCCGCCAGAGAGGTCAAGTGACTGAACGCCAAGGTGCACCCGGCCCGATCGATCGAGCAGCAGGGCGCGTGTGCAGGAAGCTGTGACCTCCGACGACGCCGCGGCCTGGccaaacggcggcggcgggcggggagcGTGCGCTGGGCACCCGCCGAGCTCACGCACTGTTCTATAAAAGGGGCATGGCGGAGGCCATAGGTTCGGTGCCGGCGAGACACAGACACCCAAAGCGGCGGCGCTTACCTCGGAGTCGGAGGAGAACAGGATGGAGAGAGccacggcgacgaggcggcggggagCCGG harbors:
- the LOC117842595 gene encoding uncharacterized protein, whose amino-acid sequence is MPPPPLRVPPHLPDEVVEDILVRVPADDPARLLRSALTCKRWARLMANRGFRRRYRERYRGAPPVLGVLANLTLTGGVARFIPNPTCGFRPARDDLPGYRAHDARHGRVLLNRLPGTPAPHRDQESALAVWDPTTDQLRQLPLLKRPHQVLNWNAAVLCGADAGAACDHLDCHAGPFRVVFVGIDSERIFASVYSSEFGAWSDATSADHPGDDLDIASPGALAGNAIHFVFLRGTRVLKYDLGTRKMYHLRLPRMLAYGSRIVLMAMEDGKLGFAELWLQYTVLRLWSLELSPNGLDGAWVLGRSIELNKHLPADAFLPGSMPCVVAFADGAGIIFLKMIDGLYGLDLKSARATKISMASGFYDIVPFVSFYIPGNTT